The following are encoded together in the Kwoniella europaea PYCC6329 chromosome 1, complete sequence genome:
- a CDS encoding ubiquinol-cytochrome c reductase, iron-sulfur subunit, whose product MASVTRLNLLPTSRTLASGIPLAPKINLAVPVGISGAHGHGHGAAGARSDVPQAWAFKFGFRGHVGKTNALPTSSSFQQRHFSSTPTPSAAHPMAGATGIPRASATGVPDFSPYKAKNASLNRTFSYFMVGGLGVLGASGIKSTVSDILSNMAASADVLALAKIEVEMGAIPEGKNLIVKWRGKPVFIRHRTPDEIDEANSVDVKSLRDPETDDDRVQRPEWLVMLGVCTHLGCVPIGEAGDYGGWFCPCHGSHYDISGRIRRGPAPLNLEVPEYSFNDDEEKIVIG is encoded by the exons ATGGCTTCAGTAACCAGACTGAACCTCCTCCCCACCAGCCGAACCCTCGCTTCTGGCATACCCCTCGCTCCCAAGATCAACCTCGCCGTACCCGTTGGTATCTCTGGTGCTCACGGTCATGGACATGGTGCCGCCGGAGCTAGATCGGATGTTCCTCAGGCTTGGGCTTTCAAGTTCGGATTCAGAGGACATGTAGGAAAGACCAATG CCCttccaacctcatcatccttccaACAACGACACTTCTCTTCCACCCCTACTCCATCCGCCGCTCACCCAATGGCAGGAGCCACCGGTATCCCTCGAGCCTCCGCCACTGGTGTACCCGATTTCTCCCCTTACAAAGCCAAGAACGCTTCATTGAACCGAACATTCTCTTACTTCATGGTAGGAGGTTTAGGTGTCTTGGGTGCATCAGGTATCAAATCGACCGTATCGGACATCCTAAGTAACATGGCCGCTTCGGCGGATGTTTTGGCTTTGGCAAAGATCGAAGTTGAGATGGGTGCTATCCCAGAGG GTAAAAACCTTATCGTCAAATGGAGAGGAAAGCCAGTATTCATCCGACACCGAACCCcagatgagattgatgaagcCAATTCAGTCGATGTCAAATCTTTGAGAGATCCCGAgacggatgatgatcgaGTTCAACGACCTGAGTG GCTCGTCATGTTAGGTGTCTGTACGCATTTGGGTTGTGTACCCATCGGTGAAGCGGGTGATTACGGAGGATGGTTCTGCCCATGTCACGGTTCCCATTATGATATCTCGGGTCGAATCAGACGTGGTCCCGCTCCTTTGAACCTCGAAGTTCCTGAATACTCCTttaacgatgatgaggagaagatcgTCATTGGTTAG